The following coding sequences lie in one Haematobia irritans isolate KBUSLIRL chromosome 3, ASM5000362v1, whole genome shotgun sequence genomic window:
- the Surf4 gene encoding surfeit locus protein 4 isoform X2, with product MDSVIRRGKNILPTVARLCLIATFFEDGLRMYFQWNEQREYMDMSWGCGKFLATVFVLVNLIGQLGGCGMVIARFKVDIAVGILFFIVVLQTIAYSILWDIQFLLRNLALIGALLLVLAESRVEGRSLFAGVPTMGDNKPKNVMQLAGRILLAFMFITLIRFELSFLQILQDIVGSILMVLVTIGYKTKLSALILVALLTVLNLYHNAWWTIPSYKPLRDFLKYDFFQTLSVIGGLLMIVSLGPGGVSMDEHKKKW from the exons ATGGATTCG GTGATACGTCGTGGTAAAAATATTCTTCCAACAGTAGCCCGCCTATGCCTTATAGCCACATTCTTCGAAGATGGCCTGCGAATGTACTTCCAATGGAACGAACAACGTGAATATATGGATATGAGCTGGGGATGTGGCAAATTTTTGGCGACAGTTTTTGTATTAGTTAATTTAATTGGACAACTGGGAGGATGTGGTATGGTAATTGCTAGATTCAAAGTTGACATTGCCGTTGGCATACTGTTCTTCATTGTTGTGCTACAG ACAATTGCTTACTCCATATTGTGGGATATTCAATTCTTATTGCGTAATTTAGCGTTGATTGGTGCTCTGTTATTAGTATTAGCAGAGTCAAGAGTTGAAGGACGTAGTCTTTTTGCCGGTGTACCCACAATGGGAGATAACAAACCTAAAAATGTTATGCAACTCGCTGGACGTATTTTGCTAGCATTTATGTTTATCACATTGATACGTTTTGAACTAAGTTTCTTGCAA ATCCTTCAAGATATTGTAGGCTCAATTCTAATGGTTCTTGTAACGATtggctataaaacaaaattgtccGCATTAATTTTGGTTGCACTTCTGACTGTATTGAATTTATATCACAATGCGTGGTGGACCATTCCCTCTTACAAACCTCTCAgagattttcttaaatatgactTCTTCCAG ACTCTTTCCGTTATTGGCGGCTTATTGATGATTGTTTCATTGGGACCCGGTGGTGTATCCATGGACGAGCACAAAAAGAAATGGTAG
- the Surf4 gene encoding surfeit locus protein 4 isoform X1 — protein MNIPNEYIAKTEDVADQVIRRGKNILPTVARLCLIATFFEDGLRMYFQWNEQREYMDMSWGCGKFLATVFVLVNLIGQLGGCGMVIARFKVDIAVGILFFIVVLQTIAYSILWDIQFLLRNLALIGALLLVLAESRVEGRSLFAGVPTMGDNKPKNVMQLAGRILLAFMFITLIRFELSFLQILQDIVGSILMVLVTIGYKTKLSALILVALLTVLNLYHNAWWTIPSYKPLRDFLKYDFFQTLSVIGGLLMIVSLGPGGVSMDEHKKKW, from the exons GTGATACGTCGTGGTAAAAATATTCTTCCAACAGTAGCCCGCCTATGCCTTATAGCCACATTCTTCGAAGATGGCCTGCGAATGTACTTCCAATGGAACGAACAACGTGAATATATGGATATGAGCTGGGGATGTGGCAAATTTTTGGCGACAGTTTTTGTATTAGTTAATTTAATTGGACAACTGGGAGGATGTGGTATGGTAATTGCTAGATTCAAAGTTGACATTGCCGTTGGCATACTGTTCTTCATTGTTGTGCTACAG ACAATTGCTTACTCCATATTGTGGGATATTCAATTCTTATTGCGTAATTTAGCGTTGATTGGTGCTCTGTTATTAGTATTAGCAGAGTCAAGAGTTGAAGGACGTAGTCTTTTTGCCGGTGTACCCACAATGGGAGATAACAAACCTAAAAATGTTATGCAACTCGCTGGACGTATTTTGCTAGCATTTATGTTTATCACATTGATACGTTTTGAACTAAGTTTCTTGCAA ATCCTTCAAGATATTGTAGGCTCAATTCTAATGGTTCTTGTAACGATtggctataaaacaaaattgtccGCATTAATTTTGGTTGCACTTCTGACTGTATTGAATTTATATCACAATGCGTGGTGGACCATTCCCTCTTACAAACCTCTCAgagattttcttaaatatgactTCTTCCAG ACTCTTTCCGTTATTGGCGGCTTATTGATGATTGTTTCATTGGGACCCGGTGGTGTATCCATGGACGAGCACAAAAAGAAATGGTAG